In a single window of the Chaetodon trifascialis isolate fChaTrf1 chromosome 19, fChaTrf1.hap1, whole genome shotgun sequence genome:
- the sesn1 gene encoding sestrin-1 isoform X2, with the protein MRHAVAPAENVENNSFAVTNLLKICTHCERLGKKDLGVRIPRPLGNGPSRFIPEKEILKVSKVDTRTQSIFEDAFAALGRLDNISVVMGFHPQYLESFLRTQHYLLQMDGPLSLHYRHYIGIMAAARHQCSYLVNLHVNDFLQVGGDPKWLNGLDEAPRKLQQLGELNKILAHRPWLLTKEHIERLLKAEEHSWSLAELIHAVVLLTHYHSLASFTFGCGITPEIHCDGGHTFRPPSLSQYCVCDIANGNGHANHHDDQLGNQEMCGEVEVLMERMKQLQECRDDEEASQEEMATRFEREKTESMLVVTAEDDECAPSRDISRHFEDPSYGYKDFSRRGEHVPTFRVQDYSWEDHGFSLVNRLYPDVGQMLDEKFQMAYNLTYNTMATHKDVDTSMLRRAIWNYIHCMFGIRYDDYDYGEINQLLDRSFKIYIKTMVCSPEKTTKRMYESFWRQFQHSEKVHVNLLLMEARMQAELLYALRAITRYMT; encoded by the exons ATGAGGCACGCGGTCGCACCGGCAGAAAACGTGGAAAATAATTCTTTTGCAGTGACAAACCTGTTAAAGATATGTACCCATTGTGAGCGGCTAGGCAAAAAG GACTTGGGAGTGAGGATCCCGAGACCCTTAGGTAACGGACCAAGCAGATTTATCCCTGAAAAAGAG aTTCTCAAAGTCAGTAAAGTGGACACCCGGACACAGTCGATATTTGAGGATGCGTTTGCAGCCCTCGGTCGCCTCGACAACATTTCTGTGGTGATGGGCTTCCACCCACAGTACCTGGAGAGCTTCCTCCGGACgcagcactacctgctgcagaTGGATGGGCCCCTGTCTTTGCACTACCGACACTACATCGGCATCATG GCGGCAGCTAGACACCAGTGTTCCTATTTGGTCAACCTGCACGTGAACGACTTCCTTCAGGTCGGGGGCGATCCCAAGTGGCTGAACGGTCTGGACGAAGCCCCGcggaagctgcagcagcttggaGAGCTCAACAAAATCCTGGCCCACCGACCCTGGCTGCTCACCAAGGAGCACATCGAG CGCCTTCTGAAGGCAGAGGAACACAGCTGGTCCCTCGCGGAGCTGATCCACGCCGTGGTCCTCCTCACACACTACCACTCCCTCGCCTCGTTCACCTTCGGCTGCGGCATCACGCCCGAGATTCACTGCGACGGCGGACACACTTTCAGACCCCCCTCCCTCAGCCAGTACTGCGTCTGTGACATTGCCAATGGCAATGGTCATGCTAATCACCATGATGATCAGCTTGGCAACCAG GAGATGTGCGGTGAGGTGGAGGTGCTGATGGAGCGCATGAAGCAGCTGCAAGAGTGCCGCGACGACGAGGAGGCGAGCCAGGAGGAGATGGCAACTCGCTTTGAGAGGGAGAAGACGGAGAGCATGCTGGTggtcacagcagaggatgatgaGTGCGCCCCCTCCCGAGACATCTCCCGACACTTTGAGGACCCCAGCTACGGCTACAAGGACTTCTCCAGGAGGGGGGAACACGTGCCCACGTTCAGAGTGCAG GACTACAGCTGGGAGGATCACGGCTTCTCTTTGGTAAACAGACTGTACCCTGACGTTGGTCAAATGCTGGACGAGAAGTTCCAGATGGCCTACAATCTGACCTACAACACCATGGCAACACACAAAGATGTGGACACCAGCATGCTGCGCAGGGCCATCTGGAACTACATCCACTGTATGTTCGGCATCAG GTATGATGACTACGATTACGGGGAGATAAACCAGCTTCTGGACCGTAGCTTTAAGATCTATATTAAGACCATGGTGTGTAGTCCTGAGAAGACCACCAAACGAATGTATGAGAGTTTCTGGAGGCAGTTTCAGCACTCCGAGAAG GTCCACGTTAATCTGCTTCTTATGGAAGCGCGAATGCAGGCAGAACTGTTATACGCTCTGAGAGCGATCACCCGCTACATGACATGA